The DNA sequence GGAAGGTCCGAGGGCATATTCTCTCATTATCTCTGCCTCCGGAACGAATGGAACTGTAAGCCAAGTTTTTTTTATAGAAACAATACGGCAGGTACCTTATGAGCAAACTCTCTTATCGGGTGTTTATGTGGTGGGTAAGGACCAAACCAATTACCGTATTATCACTCTTCCTTATACCAATCAAACCACTGCTGTTTTTGATGCTTTGGGTGGTTTTGATAAAACCAAATGGCGGCTTTTCGATTGGAATAATGGGGCATATAACGAAATAAATACCACTACTTCTTTAGAAAGAGGACGAGGTTATTTCTTTCTCACGAGTATAGATGCTTCTATGCCTCTGAATCCCAATGGTAACACTTTCACAGGTTCTCATCTATTTAAGATTCCCGTCACACCAGGATGGAATCTTTTGGGCAACCCGTATCCCTTTGCAATGAATTGGAATGCTGTTTCTGTGAGCATCAATGGAAATAAACCGACTAATGTTCTCATATATGATGGAGCTTTTCAAGCAAGTACTGCCGTAGATATATACCAGGGATTTTTTGTCTATATGCCGAGTGCAGGGATTGTTTCTATCCCTCTGCAAGCAGGATTTTCATTCGGAATGAATACTCCGTCTTCTCAAACAGCACGTATGAGCTCCAATGCAAATAATTGGCAGGTGCAGTTTACTCTTGCAAACGAGCAAACGACATACACTCTCAGTGCTTTGGGAATGAGTGAAGGGGCAGAAAAAGGGTATGATGCAGAAGACCTTCCTACCGTTCCTCATTTTATCAATAAAGCGAGTATTGATTTCCCTCATAGTGAGCATTTTATGAAATCATTCACCAAAGATATACAGCCACTTTCGGATAATACAACATGGGATTTTATTGCAGAACAAAGCGGTTATAGAGTAGATTTTACCCTGAGCTGGAAAATAGAAAATATACCACAGAATGAATTGTTCCTTTTAGATACCAAAAAAGGAAGATTTATAAATATGAAAGAAAAAAATACATATACCTTAGACCTTTCATCAGCAAGGGCATTTCGTGTGTATTACGGAGAGAAAAACTTTATAGAATCCGCATACAGCAATATATCTCCGAATGTTTTTGATATCTACCCAAACCCCACTTCTGATAAAATATCGATTCCTTTTTTTACCCCCGAAGAGGGGTATTCTCTCACCCTTCAAGTTTTTGATATACATGGAAAACATGTATTTTCTACCATACATAATTCTTCCACAAAGGGAAACCAAACTTTTCATGTAGAAACCGAAAAATATATGTCGCATCAAGGAACGTATTTTTCCAAAATGATTTTAGAAAAAGGAAATACAAAAAAAGAAGTATCCCAAAAAATAGTGAAAAATGAAAAATAGATACATATTATGATAGAACAAAAAACAGAAGTTCCTTCTTGGGAAGATCTAAAAATATATATCTTTGCATTAGGAAAGAAAGCAGAAGAGTCGGATAAAAGAATAGAAGAGTCTGATAAGAGAAGAAAAGAAGAGTGGGACAGAAAAATGGCAGAGAAAGATAAGAGAATGGCAGAGGAAGATAAGAGAAGAAAAGAAGAATGGGACAGAAAAATGGCAGAATCGGATGAACGACATAAACATAATTTAGAGTTAATCGATGAACGTTTTCAAAAAGAAAGAAAAGAAGCACAAGAACGTTTTGATAGAAATATGGAAAAAATGGAAAGCTCCATAGAAAGATCAAATAAAGCATCCGAGCGAAAGCTCAACAAATTGGAAACCATGTTTAACACTCAATGGTCTCGATTGACAGAATCTTTGGTAGAGGGAAAGCTGGTATCTCTTCTCAATAAAAGAGGTATCGAAGTACTACAGACCTCTTACCGTGTAAATGGCTTTTGTAAAGAACTGGATAAACAATATGAATACGACATAGTAGCACATAACGGAGACACCGTGGTAATAGTAGAGGTAAAAACGACTTTACGTGTTGCAGATGTAAAAGATTTTTTAAAAAAGATGGCTCTTATACGTATAACTCTCAAAAGATACCAAAACCCGAATGTGAAATTTGTGGGAGCAGTTGCTTATATAAGTAAAGGATCAGAAGCAGATGTATTTGCAGAAAATAAAGGGCTTTTTGTCATAAAAGCAGTAGGAGATTCTGCAATAATAACAAATAGAAAAGATTTTTTACCAAAGATTTTTTAAAAGAAAATATTATTTTTCTATTTTGCATATAATACATACTAATAAAACGTAGTTTTTTTTGAAATACTTAGCACTTATTTAAACAGTAATAACAATATTATGGGTAGAACATTAATCAGTTTTNNNNNNNNNNNNNNNNNNNNNNNNNNNNNNNNNNNNNNNNNNNNNNNNNNNNNNNNNNNNNNNNNNNNNNNNNNNNNNNNNNNNNNNNNNNNNNNNNNNNAAGAAGGAATAGAAAAAGGGAGGAAAGAAGGAATAGAAAAAGGGAGGAAAGAAGGGAGAAAGCAAGCAGTACTTGGATTACATAAAAATGGAATTTCTACTTCCATTATAGCATCATCATTGAATATAACAGAAAAAGAAGTGTTGAAAATAATAGATAATCATAAGTAGATATAAAAAATTCTTTAAAAGAATATATTATTTTTAATTTTACATAATTTTAATCAACCATTAAACACACAAAATAGCATGAAAAAAGTTTTTTTAATAGTAAGCATGTGCTCGTTCTTTTATAGCGAAGCACAAATATTTATCCTAAAAAGTAATACCCTTAAATACGAAGATAAGAGAATAGAATCTCTCAAGGAATTAGAAACAGTAGATGTTACGGAATCTGAATTTACTGCCAAATGGGAAGTAGTAAAATGGGCAACGGGCTATGTTTTAGACGTTTCCACAAACAGAGATAAGTTTGATGAGTATATGATTCCAAATTATAAAAACCTTTCATTAATTTATAATAATAAAACAATATCTCGATTGAAGCCGTCCACACAGTATTATTACAGAGTATCTGTTTTGAAAGAAAACAATGTAAGCGACCCTTCCCCAATACAATCCGTAAAAACAAAAGATATGAAGGTACCTACCCTCAACGAACCCAAAGGCATTGGCAGCAATGACTTTACTATACAGTGGAATATGGTAGAAGGAGCACTTTCCTATCAAATAGATATTTCGACTGATGATAAGTTTACAAATATACAAAACTCTTACCCAAACATAACAGGAGAGCAACATACAGTATATTTTCCCACACCAAGTGGAACATATTACTACCGAATAAAAGCAATGAATCAAGACATATCTACTGATTACTCTCGAACAAAAAAAATAACATTAGAAGATAACGTAGAAGATATAACCAATCTACACATACACTATGAAAGTGCAGAAAATGCCATCGCAGTCATTATCGGAAATAAAAACTATGAAAATAATATAAAAGCGGTAGAATACGCCATTAACGATGCCCAAAGTATAAAAAATTACGTAAAAGAGGTGATGGGTTTTTCAGAAGAAAATATTTTATACAAGGAAGATGCTATCTCTACTGATTTTATTAAATTATTTGGAAATGAAAAGACCTTTGAAGGAAGCCAACTTTATAAACGTATAAAAAAAGGAGAAAGCAAAGTATTTATCTTTTATGCAGGTCATGGTGCCCCCAGCACTCACACAAAAGAAAACTATTTTATACCCGTAGATGCTGATATTCTCAGCCCCGAGATATTAGGGTACTCTATGAAAACCTTTGAGCGTAACATCTCCCGCATGCCCGCAAAATCTATAACCATAGTATTAGATGCATGTTTTTCAGGAATAAATATGCCACAGATTGCCGAAGGTATATCAGGATTTAAAGCAATCCCTTTAAAAATAGAAAACTCCGAAGATAAAATATGGTTCGCCTCTTCCTCAGGAGAGCAAGCATCTACCTGGTATGAAAAAAAACAACACGGAACCTTTACTTATTACTTCCTCAAAGGCATACAAAGTAAAGCCACCGATGAAAATAAAGATGGAAATGTTACCTACAAAGAATTACAAAACTATCTTATCCACCCCGATAATGTGACTTATACCGCCCGAATTTTGCATAATATAGAGCAAACACCACAAGTACAGGCATCAGAAACCATGTTACAAAATATATTCTTCACTTATAAAAATGAATAAACAACTATGAAAAAATACTTTTTACTATTCTTCCTCAACCCTCTTTTCTCAGACATTTGTTTCTCTCAAGAAATATCTGTAAGTCAAGCAGGAAATGGAAATGAAATTAACATTTCCTACCAATTAGAAGAAATAATACGACCTTATGTGAAACAGATAGAGGGTCAACTATTTCGAGTAGCACTCTTTTGTTCCTATAATGGATATAAACAAGCAATCCCTCTCTCTGAACTGAAAGGCGATGCAGGAGATATTATATCCGTAAATGGACAAAAAAAAATTATATGGACACCTTCCGACATAGATGTAAAGATTCTCAAAATAAAAGATATTGATTTCAAAATAGAAGCCCGCTTAGTATATAATCCATTACAATCTCTCTCTCTCTCAAAGAATAAAGTTAAAAAAAAAATCAAAATCTTTGGAATAGGAGGAACTGAAAACGAAACTATATCTGTTAGCTTATATACAGAAAACGGACAATACGTAGGAAATATAGGAAGTTATAATATTATAAAACCATATTCTTTTTCTCAACAAATATCTATTCCCGCAAGAATAAACGGCACTAAAGTACCCCGTGGCAAAAATAATTTTTATAAACTACAGGTTCAATTCAAAAACCCTTACGGAAAAACACAAAGCATACAAAGCCCATCTTTCATCCTCAAAAGAAGAGGCGGTGCATTGATTACTACCTTACTTATTGCAGGAACATCTACTGCTATATGGTATTACTTTTATACTAAAAATACTTCAACAGAACTACCAAGCCCACCTTCACCCTCAAATTAACAAATGCAAAAAAAAGATATATCCATAGTTATTCCTCTATTTAACGAGGAAGAATCTCTCCCCGAACTCATTTCATGGATTGATGCAGTGATGAATAAGCAATCCTTTGACTATGATATTATACTTGTTGATGACGGGAGTAAGGACAATTCATGGGAAACCATTAAAACCCTTTCTCATAACAACCCGCATATTACTGCTCTCAGATTGAGAAGCAATTCAGGAAAATCAGCAGCACTTCACGCAGGGTTTCAAATCGCCTCAGGTGACGTAGTCATAACAATGGATGCAGATTTACAGGATAGCCCCGAAGAAATCCCTTTCCTGTATAAAATGATACAAGAAAATAACTTTGATATGGTATCCGGTTGGAAAAAAATGCGACACGATCCTCTTAATAAAACCATACCATCAAAATTATTTAACGCTGTTACCCGAATGGTTTCAGGAATACAATTACACGACTTTAACTGCGGACTAAAAGCATACAAACAAGACGTTATAAAAAGTATAGAAGTGTATGGCGAGATGCATCGATACATACCTGTAATAGCAAAAAAAAACGGATTTACTAAAATCGGAGAAAAAATAGTACAACACCAAGCCCGAAAATACGGTGTAACCAAATTTGGAATGGAACGTTTCCTCTATGGATTTCTAGACCTTTTATCTATATCATTTGTCAGTAAATTTAGAAAAAGCCCAATGCACTTCTTCGGTTCTTTTGGAATATTTTTTTTCTTAGTAGGATTCGGAATAACCTTTTGGCTTCTCTTTGAAAAAGTATACTACACTTTTCTCATCCAAACAAATTACACACATATTACTATACGCAGAGATGTAGTAGAGAATACTTCTTTTTATATTGGTCTCACTTCTATTATTATAGGAGTCCAACTCTTTTTAGCAGGGTTCTTAGCCGAAATGATTACTACTATGGGAAATCAAAAAAATAATTATATCATAAAAGAGAAAATCCAATCATAATCTCACTCTGAAACTCTCTTTTATAGAAATATCATTTTTTATCTCATTTTCATACCATGTTTCATCATTTTACTTAATTGTTCCAGTTGTTTTATAGCTTTGTTGACTTCTGTAATATCTGTGCCACTCCCCTTTGCTATTCTTTTTTTTCGGCTTATGTTGTCAATCAATTGGGGGTTTCTTCTTTCTTGGGGGGTCATAGAAAGTATAATTGCTTCGGTTTTTTTTATAAAGGATCCTTCCACGTTATCTAAATCTTCTTTTGATATTTTGGGTAAGCCGGGTATCATACCTATCATACTTTTCATTCCTCCCATTTTTCGCATACTTTTTATTTGATCTAAGAGGTCATCAAATCCAAATGTATTATTTTTTATTCTTTTGTTAAGACGGATTTCTTGTTCTTTATCATATACTTGTTCTGCTTTTTCTACTAAGCTGACTATATCCCCCATACCTAATATTCTTTGTGCCATTCTATCGGGATAAAAAATATCTAAGGCATCCATTTTTTCTCCATTAGAAATAAATTTTATGGGTTTATTAACTACCGTTTTGATAGAAAGAGCGGCTCCACCTCTGGTATCGGCATCTAATTTTGTGAGGACTACCCCATCAAATTGTATTCTGTCA is a window from the Chitinophagaceae bacterium genome containing:
- a CDS encoding T9SS type A sorting domain-containing protein, giving the protein KTNPTLTFSAVLNLTVGQKYVMTATSNSAAAISFTSSDVRIATVLGNTLTAVAVGTVTITAGQQANTQFNAASATRVVTIIAAPSVVIILDNNTIFEKLPPGSQIGILYASGLTNASFSTAHPSFRINGNALISNAEFNFLEGPRAYSLIISASGTNGTVSQVFFIETIRQVPYEQTLLSGVYVVGKDQTNYRIITLPYTNQTTAVFDALGGFDKTKWRLFDWNNGAYNEINTTTSLERGRGYFFLTSIDASMPLNPNGNTFTGSHLFKIPVTPGWNLLGNPYPFAMNWNAVSVSINGNKPTNVLIYDGAFQASTAVDIYQGFFVYMPSAGIVSIPLQAGFSFGMNTPSSQTARMSSNANNWQVQFTLANEQTTYTLSALGMSEGAEKGYDAEDLPTVPHFINKASIDFPHSEHFMKSFTKDIQPLSDNTTWDFIAEQSGYRVDFTLSWKIENIPQNELFLLDTKKGRFINMKEKNTYTLDLSSARAFRVYYGEKNFIESAYSNISPNVFDIYPNPTSDKISIPFFTPEEGYSLTLQVFDIHGKHVFSTIHNSSTKGNQTFHVETEKYMSHQGTYFSKMILEKGNTKKEVSQKIVKNEK
- a CDS encoding glycosyltransferase family 2 protein, producing MQKKDISIVIPLFNEEESLPELISWIDAVMNKQSFDYDIILVDDGSKDNSWETIKTLSHNNPHITALRLRSNSGKSAALHAGFQIASGDVVITMDADLQDSPEEIPFLYKMIQENNFDMVSGWKKMRHDPLNKTIPSKLFNAVTRMVSGIQLHDFNCGLKAYKQDVIKSIEVYGEMHRYIPVIAKKNGFTKIGEKIVQHQARKYGVTKFGMERFLYGFLDLLSISFVSKFRKSPMHFFGSFGIFFFLVGFGITFWLLFEKVYYTFLIQTNYTHITIRRDVVENTSFYIGLTSIIIGVQLFLAGFLAEMITTMGNQKNNYIIKEKIQS
- a CDS encoding caspase family protein → MKKVFLIVSMCSFFYSEAQIFILKSNTLKYEDKRIESLKELETVDVTESEFTAKWEVVKWATGYVLDVSTNRDKFDEYMIPNYKNLSLIYNNKTISRLKPSTQYYYRVSVLKENNVSDPSPIQSVKTKDMKVPTLNEPKGIGSNDFTIQWNMVEGALSYQIDISTDDKFTNIQNSYPNITGEQHTVYFPTPSGTYYYRIKAMNQDISTDYSRTKKITLEDNVEDITNLHIHYESAENAIAVIIGNKNYENNIKAVEYAINDAQSIKNYVKEVMGFSEENILYKEDAISTDFIKLFGNEKTFEGSQLYKRIKKGESKVFIFYAGHGAPSTHTKENYFIPVDADILSPEILGYSMKTFERNISRMPAKSITIVLDACFSGINMPQIAEGISGFKAIPLKIENSEDKIWFASSSGEQASTWYEKKQHGTFTYYFLKGIQSKATDENKDGNVTYKELQNYLIHPDNVTYTARILHNIEQTPQVQASETMLQNIFFTYKNE